One genomic region from Bacteroidales bacterium encodes:
- a CDS encoding PAS domain S-box protein: protein MHTNPENIHLEEQIKSLSNQAEEMRVIVKNLQKENSDYRQIIENSRSVIIKILFDEKIEYMNPLARKIFGAPERKQTLGKILQAIMSLPSDQQQPPKELIRLLKHRKLHLHNHEKRIMLSDDKIVWISWTNRLLYDDSNKAKGFVIIGAEITKRKLVEEELRESEFNLTKAQEIAKIGSWAREIDSDYIHCSEYFFKIFGIEASTSYSSLLRMMNRMIFPEYRDYISQKINRAVQKGSAESFTYRILHPSGELRWIMEEVSLLGDIDKKKQMLIGTIRDITEEKKQEDKLREYLLIVSSSSELMSLIDKDYHYVNVNQAYLDAYLKVASDVEGKTIAEVFGHEIFENILKPNIDRCLLGEHLIDQYWFTFPNDRRCFMDVTYNPVLEVDGTISGVTVSARDITELKRTEEQLRIFKLFAEESGVGFGMADLEGQITYINNRLCTMAGFVDPCDLTGKSIYNTYLQNHEHRIKNEIIPTIIKKGQWTGEIDLRRSDGKIIHTIENFFMIRNEDDEPMAYALTVTDITDRKQAEEALLRSESNFRMIFSNAAIGIDVVDDNGRILQINNALAQMLGYSREELLEMNIFDVTYPDDRSQSEKWLSNIDESATQNYRIEKRYVRKNGEVFWADLAVTQYNDLASNRKLVIGTIIDISRSRTLQEELRHSREEAIQANKAKSEFLANMSHEIRTPLNAVIGFTELLETLVTDHKQINYLDSIKSGGKNLLLLINDILDLSKIDAGKIEFVYEPVNPYNLIDEIHQIFSLKIEEKDLDFVVEVADDIPESVILDEVRVRQVIFNLIGNAIKFTERGFVKFEVKKMTSQNDNSRIDLIVSVEDSGIGIPYEQQEQIFDAFRQQSGQNTRKYGGTGLGLSISRRLVEMMGGTISLKSTPGSGSVFSFVLRELPIGATIDTDVVAEGPDISTIVFEPARILIVDDVESNRRLISENFASPNISILEAEDGHKAVLLASQFMPDLIFMDIRMPVMDGFEAARMIKTKRKTKNITIIALTASLRIDEENEDYEKYFDGYLRKPVTRRELYQELMRFLKYIIVAPHTISKPKKEEEIEVVEMPELTALQQSELKALVSGELYEKWDKAMTYQMSDEIEDLAKMILQTGKDFTLTPFTFLGEKLTEAIDRFDLDEMERYLKKVPELLQSTEILLQQSE, encoded by the coding sequence ATGCACACCAATCCTGAAAATATTCATTTGGAAGAACAGATAAAATCTCTTAGCAATCAGGCCGAAGAGATGCGTGTGATTGTGAAAAATCTGCAAAAGGAGAACTCTGACTACCGTCAGATTATCGAAAATTCGCGCAGTGTCATTATCAAGATATTATTCGACGAAAAGATAGAATACATGAATCCGCTGGCGCGCAAAATTTTTGGTGCGCCTGAACGGAAACAAACGCTTGGTAAAATCCTGCAAGCCATTATGAGTCTTCCTTCTGATCAGCAACAACCGCCCAAAGAGCTGATTCGTCTTTTGAAGCATCGCAAGTTGCATCTGCATAACCACGAAAAAAGGATCATGCTTTCTGATGATAAAATCGTCTGGATTTCGTGGACAAACCGCCTGCTCTATGATGATAGCAATAAAGCCAAAGGTTTTGTCATCATCGGTGCCGAAATTACCAAACGCAAACTGGTTGAGGAGGAGTTGCGCGAAAGCGAATTTAACCTTACCAAAGCGCAGGAGATAGCAAAGATAGGAAGCTGGGCACGCGAAATCGACAGCGATTACATTCACTGCTCTGAGTATTTTTTCAAGATTTTCGGCATCGAAGCATCTACCAGCTACAGTTCTCTGCTGCGAATGATGAACAGGATGATTTTTCCGGAATACCGCGATTACATCAGCCAAAAGATAAACCGTGCTGTGCAGAAGGGAAGTGCCGAATCGTTTACCTATCGGATTCTCCATCCCTCAGGCGAGTTGCGCTGGATTATGGAAGAGGTATCGCTGCTGGGCGACATCGACAAGAAGAAGCAAATGCTCATCGGTACCATTCGCGACATTACCGAGGAGAAAAAACAAGAAGACAAGTTGCGCGAATATTTGCTGATTGTATCTTCTTCCAGCGAACTGATGTCGCTTATCGACAAAGATTATCATTATGTAAATGTAAACCAGGCCTACCTGGATGCTTATCTGAAAGTAGCTTCGGACGTAGAAGGTAAAACCATTGCCGAAGTGTTTGGTCACGAAATTTTTGAAAACATTCTCAAACCCAACATTGACCGTTGCTTGCTGGGCGAGCATCTCATCGACCAGTATTGGTTTACTTTTCCTAATGACCGGCGCTGTTTCATGGACGTAACCTACAATCCGGTACTTGAAGTGGATGGAACTATTTCGGGTGTAACGGTGAGCGCGCGCGATATTACCGAACTAAAGAGGACCGAAGAACAACTGCGTATTTTTAAACTCTTTGCCGAGGAGTCGGGTGTAGGCTTTGGTATGGCCGACCTGGAGGGGCAAATTACCTATATTAATAACCGGCTTTGTACCATGGCCGGCTTCGTTGACCCATGCGATCTTACCGGGAAAAGTATTTATAATACCTACCTGCAAAACCATGAACACCGGATTAAAAATGAGATTATCCCTACCATCATCAAAAAAGGTCAATGGACCGGCGAAATAGACCTTCGACGTAGCGACGGGAAAATTATCCATACCATCGAAAACTTCTTTATGATTCGTAATGAAGATGACGAGCCGATGGCTTATGCCCTCACCGTTACCGACATTACTGACCGTAAGCAGGCCGAGGAAGCATTGCTGCGTAGCGAGAGCAATTTCAGGATGATTTTTTCAAATGCAGCTATCGGCATCGACGTGGTGGACGACAACGGCCGCATCCTGCAGATAAATAATGCGTTGGCGCAAATGCTCGGTTACAGTCGCGAGGAGTTGTTGGAAATGAATATTTTCGATGTAACTTATCCTGACGACCGCAGCCAAAGCGAGAAGTGGTTGTCAAATATTGACGAAAGCGCAACCCAGAATTATCGTATCGAAAAACGTTATGTGCGGAAAAATGGTGAGGTTTTTTGGGCCGATCTGGCGGTTACACAGTATAACGACCTTGCCAGCAACCGCAAGCTGGTGATTGGAACCATCATCGACATCAGCAGATCGCGCACATTGCAGGAGGAGCTGCGCCACTCGCGCGAGGAAGCCATACAAGCCAACAAGGCCAAATCGGAGTTTTTGGCCAACATGAGCCACGAAATTCGCACCCCACTCAATGCAGTTATTGGATTTACCGAGCTTCTTGAAACCCTGGTAACCGACCACAAGCAGATAAATTATCTTGATTCGATAAAAAGCGGCGGCAAAAACCTGTTGCTACTCATCAACGATATTCTCGACCTTTCTAAAATTGATGCCGGCAAAATAGAATTTGTCTATGAACCGGTAAATCCTTATAATCTTATCGATGAGATACATCAGATTTTCTCTTTAAAAATTGAAGAAAAAGATCTGGATTTTGTAGTGGAAGTTGCTGACGATATTCCTGAGAGCGTGATTTTGGATGAAGTTCGCGTACGTCAGGTAATTTTTAATCTGATTGGTAATGCTATAAAATTTACCGAAAGGGGATTTGTAAAATTTGAGGTTAAAAAGATGACCTCTCAAAATGACAACAGCCGCATCGATCTGATAGTTTCGGTAGAAGATTCAGGCATCGGAATTCCTTACGAGCAGCAGGAGCAGATTTTTGATGCATTCCGCCAGCAAAGCGGACAGAACACCAGAAAGTATGGCGGTACCGGGCTCGGGCTTTCTATTAGCAGGCGGTTGGTAGAAATGATGGGTGGTACAATTTCGCTGAAAAGCACCCCGGGTAGCGGATCAGTTTTTTCGTTTGTTCTGCGCGAATTGCCTATTGGCGCTACCATCGATACCGATGTAGTGGCCGAAGGACCCGACATTTCAACCATTGTTTTTGAACCGGCACGTATTCTCATTGTCGACGACGTGGAATCGAACCGTCGGCTCATCAGCGAAAATTTTGCGTCGCCCAATATTTCCATCCTCGAAGCCGAAGATGGGCACAAAGCTGTGCTGCTCGCCAGCCAATTTATGCCCGATTTGATTTTTATGGACATCCGCATGCCTGTGATGGACGGCTTTGAAGCTGCACGAATGATAAAGACCAAGCGTAAAACCAAGAATATTACCATCATCGCCCTCACCGCATCTTTGCGTATCGACGAGGAGAACGAAGATTATGAAAAATATTTTGATGGATATTTGCGTAAGCCGGTTACCAGACGCGAACTGTACCAGGAGCTGATGCGGTTTTTGAAATACATAATTGTTGCTCCTCACACGATTTCGAAGCCCAAAAAGGAAGAGGAAATAGAAGTAGTTGAGATGCCTGAACTTACAGCTCTACAACAATCGGAACTCAAAGCTTTGGTAAGTGGTGAGTTGTATGAGAAATGGGATAAGGCAATGACCTACCAGATGAGTGATGAAATAGAAGACCTTGCCAAAATGATTCTGCAGACTGGCAAAGATTTTACCCTGACACCTTTTACTTTTTTAGGTGAAAAACTTACCGAAGCCATCGACCGTTTTGATTTGGATGAGATGGAAAGATATTTGAAAAAGGTGCCGGAGTTGCTGCAGTCAACTGAAATATTATTGCAACAGAGTGAATAA
- a CDS encoding branched-chain amino acid aminotransferase, with amino-acid sequence MMDIDWKNLPFGYFKTDYNVRCYNRNGKWGELEVSSSEHINLHMAATALHYGQEAFEGMKAFRGEDGKIRLFRWEENAKRMQRSAQGVMMAEVPAELFKEAIFKVVKLNAKYVPAYGFGASLYLRPLLIGSGPEVGVKPSGEYLFLVFVGPVGPYFKEGFNPVNLQIIGDYDRAAPFGTGHIKVGGNYAASLRALVRGKEEGFSSVIFRSSADRNLIDEAGPANFFAIKGNSYITPNSPSVLPSITNMSLRQLAADMGLKVELRNVAVDELGDFDEVGACGTAAVISPIHKIVDRQTGKTYEYCKDGKAGPVSTKLYNKLRAIQEGRDKDTYGWSQIVE; translated from the coding sequence ATGATGGATATAGATTGGAAAAACCTACCATTCGGCTACTTCAAAACCGACTACAACGTGCGCTGTTACAACCGCAACGGTAAGTGGGGAGAGCTGGAAGTGTCATCTTCAGAACACATCAATCTGCACATGGCAGCTACTGCTTTGCACTACGGGCAGGAAGCTTTTGAGGGCATGAAAGCTTTCAGAGGTGAAGACGGAAAAATACGCTTGTTTCGCTGGGAAGAAAATGCCAAAAGAATGCAGCGCTCAGCACAGGGCGTAATGATGGCCGAAGTTCCTGCCGAGCTTTTTAAAGAAGCGATTTTTAAAGTAGTGAAGCTTAACGCTAAATATGTTCCGGCTTACGGCTTTGGCGCATCGCTCTATTTGCGTCCTTTGCTCATCGGATCAGGACCTGAAGTAGGCGTGAAGCCTTCGGGCGAATATCTGTTTTTGGTATTCGTAGGACCAGTGGGACCCTACTTTAAAGAAGGTTTCAATCCCGTCAACCTTCAGATAATTGGAGACTACGACCGTGCAGCACCCTTTGGAACAGGTCACATAAAAGTTGGTGGCAACTACGCTGCCAGCCTGCGCGCATTGGTACGAGGCAAAGAAGAAGGCTTTTCAAGCGTAATCTTCCGCTCTTCGGCCGATCGCAACTTAATCGATGAAGCCGGTCCTGCTAACTTCTTCGCCATCAAAGGCAACAGCTACATTACTCCCAACTCACCATCGGTGCTGCCCTCTATTACCAATATGAGTCTGCGTCAGCTTGCTGCCGATATGGGCCTGAAGGTAGAATTGCGCAACGTGGCTGTGGACGAATTAGGTGATTTTGACGAAGTTGGTGCCTGCGGTACTGCCGCGGTGATTTCGCCCATCCATAAAATTGTTGACCGTCAAACAGGAAAAACTTACGAATACTGCAAAGACGGAAAAGCTGGTCCTGTAAGCACCAAGCTTTACAATAAACTGCGCGCCATTCAAGAAGGTCGCGATAAGGATACTTACGGCTGGAGTCAAATCGTGGAATAG
- a CDS encoding DRTGG domain-containing protein — protein sequence MKIPLLMQLLEARLVCGDAENHRLIEHAFASDLMSDVLTLDTCSPLLITGLSNIQTIRTAEMADIHTILLARGKKATPEMIELARQNDMVMLETPYSIFKSSGILYNHGLKPVY from the coding sequence ATGAAAATCCCTTTGCTGATGCAATTACTCGAAGCCCGTTTGGTGTGTGGTGATGCGGAGAATCATCGCCTCATTGAGCACGCTTTTGCATCCGATTTGATGAGCGACGTGCTGACCCTGGATACATGCAGCCCGCTGCTGATAACAGGATTGTCGAACATACAAACCATACGTACCGCCGAGATGGCCGACATCCATACCATATTGCTTGCACGTGGCAAAAAAGCAACACCTGAGATGATTGAGCTTGCACGCCAAAACGACATGGTGATGCTCGAAACGCCCTATTCCATCTTCAAAAGCAGCGGCATTCTATACAACCATGGATTAAAACCAGTTTATTAA
- a CDS encoding ATP-binding protein, with protein MIFTYEIEGGNFSRAGSASSDIKKALKQLDLDYTIIKRVVVSLYEAEVNIVAHARQGTLTADIEADRIVMVLDDQGPGIPDIDAAMTAGFSTASSRVREMGFGAGMGLPNIKKNADSLNIESTVGVGTRLEIIVNFK; from the coding sequence ATGATTTTCACTTATGAGATAGAAGGAGGCAACTTCAGCCGCGCAGGCAGTGCCTCAAGCGACATCAAAAAGGCGCTCAAACAACTCGACCTTGACTACACCATCATCAAGCGGGTGGTGGTGTCGCTGTACGAAGCCGAAGTGAACATCGTGGCACATGCCCGTCAAGGTACCTTAACAGCCGACATTGAAGCTGATCGGATCGTGATGGTTCTCGACGACCAGGGGCCTGGCATCCCCGACATCGATGCTGCCATGACAGCCGGATTCTCCACGGCTTCGTCGCGCGTGCGCGAAATGGGATTTGGCGCAGGAATGGGTTTGCCAAATATCAAAAAAAATGCTGACTCACTCAACATAGAAAGTACTGTAGGTGTGGGAACACGCCTTGAAATCATAGTGAATTTTAAATGA
- a CDS encoding [Fe-Fe] hydrogenase large subunit C-terminal domain-containing protein, whose product MSDFHHALKIIDELCIGCSKCMNICPTHAIRVRNGKARLMDNRCIDCGECYKICPVSAIIIEQDDFSRIFPFKYRVALVPAVFFAQFPTKYSIGRITHALLGLGFTHVFEIENGARLIRQETRKLLAEDREEKPLISTFCPAIVRLVQVKFPALVHHLMLLKPPLDAAAIWFRHHLEQQGASQEETGIFYITQCAAKIAAIKSPAEGQASPISGVINMDEIYNKVSAKLQADEGDFLQGNEKQAIMPGSADVLWSLTNGEASQVTGKHMAIDGVHNVTNFLEKLEQEEHPAFDFLELRSCDESCAGGVLTTENRFLTAERMRSRARKCAADESGKQPSAMLYFDKEILPLLTIEDIKPRSMMKLDEDMGEALRKMKLIRQIMQMLPMVDCGACGSPGCQALAEDIVQGRAMMENCIFIQRRYEQKGMLKPEVSIEIVKKIWGANKIDNENK is encoded by the coding sequence ATGAGTGACTTCCACCATGCACTCAAAATTATCGACGAGTTGTGCATCGGTTGCTCCAAGTGCATGAACATCTGCCCCACGCATGCCATCCGTGTGCGAAACGGCAAGGCACGTTTGATGGACAACCGCTGCATCGATTGTGGCGAATGCTATAAGATTTGTCCTGTCAGCGCCATCATTATCGAGCAGGACGACTTTAGCCGTATCTTTCCTTTCAAATATCGTGTGGCGCTTGTACCGGCAGTTTTCTTTGCCCAGTTTCCTACTAAATATAGTATTGGACGAATAACACATGCACTGCTGGGGTTAGGATTTACACACGTATTCGAGATCGAAAACGGCGCCAGGCTTATCCGCCAGGAGACCCGGAAATTGTTGGCCGAAGATAGGGAAGAAAAGCCATTGATCTCTACTTTCTGTCCGGCCATCGTCCGGCTTGTTCAGGTTAAATTTCCAGCGCTGGTGCATCATCTCATGCTTCTCAAGCCACCACTCGATGCCGCCGCTATCTGGTTCAGGCATCACCTGGAGCAGCAGGGTGCCAGCCAGGAGGAAACCGGAATTTTTTATATAACCCAATGCGCCGCCAAAATTGCAGCCATCAAAAGTCCCGCCGAGGGTCAAGCCTCTCCTATTTCGGGTGTCATCAACATGGATGAGATATATAATAAGGTGTCGGCAAAGTTGCAGGCAGATGAGGGCGATTTCTTACAAGGAAACGAAAAGCAAGCTATCATGCCTGGCTCCGCAGATGTGCTGTGGAGCCTTACCAACGGAGAGGCAAGCCAGGTTACCGGGAAACACATGGCCATCGACGGGGTTCATAATGTAACCAACTTCCTTGAGAAGCTGGAGCAGGAAGAGCATCCGGCATTCGACTTTCTGGAACTTCGTTCCTGCGACGAAAGCTGTGCCGGTGGCGTGCTTACTACCGAAAACCGGTTTCTCACCGCCGAACGTATGCGAAGCCGGGCACGCAAATGTGCCGCTGATGAATCAGGAAAGCAGCCTTCGGCGATGCTTTATTTCGACAAGGAGATTCTCCCATTGCTCACCATCGAAGATATTAAACCCCGTTCGATGATGAAACTCGATGAAGACATGGGCGAAGCTTTGCGCAAAATGAAACTGATTCGCCAGATCATGCAGATGTTGCCCATGGTCGACTGTGGCGCCTGCGGTTCACCCGGATGTCAGGCTCTGGCCGAAGACATCGTTCAGGGTCGCGCCATGATGGAGAATTGCATCTTCATCCAGCGCCGCTATGAACAAAAAGGAATGCTCAAACCCGAAGTCTCTATTGAGATTGTTAAAAAAATATGGGGTGCCAATAAAATTGATAACGAAAATAAATAA
- a CDS encoding DRTGG domain-containing protein, translated as MTVKDLVEALELKVFSGKQGLENEIKGGYTSDLMSDVMGHCNQNDVWVTLQTHRNIMAIASLRDLAAIVIVKGFEPEPEAINKSNQEDIPILGTSLAAFEVSGKIYELLKK; from the coding sequence ATGACCGTAAAAGATTTAGTAGAAGCCCTGGAACTTAAAGTTTTCAGTGGCAAACAAGGGCTCGAAAATGAGATCAAAGGTGGTTACACCTCCGATCTGATGAGCGATGTAATGGGACATTGCAACCAAAACGACGTTTGGGTAACCTTGCAGACACATCGCAACATCATGGCCATCGCCTCGCTACGAGACCTGGCAGCCATTGTAATTGTGAAAGGATTTGAACCCGAACCCGAAGCCATCAACAAAAGCAACCAGGAGGATATTCCTATCCTGGGCACTTCGCTTGCCGCTTTTGAGGTTAGTGGCAAAATTTATGAATTACTAAAAAAATAG
- a CDS encoding PHP domain-containing protein, with translation MQNYRADLHMHTLLSPCGSLDMSPRTIVDIAAERHLDIIGITDHNSTRHCKVIHKLAAARNIAVLCGAEVTSSEEVHCLAFMPDFERLDLFENYLQEHMQDFPNDPKAFGDQVQVDENEEIVYQEERLLIMAIDQDIDEIEQQVHALDGIFIPAHINRPAFGLISQLGFVPPDLNYDALELSRHVTTQNFKKAYPQLADKTFIRSSDAHYVEDIGRCHTLFHLREPSFDEIKLALHNRDGRFVAEEK, from the coding sequence ATGCAAAATTATCGCGCCGATCTGCATATGCATACCCTGCTGTCGCCCTGTGGCAGTCTGGATATGAGTCCACGCACCATTGTGGATATTGCCGCAGAACGTCACCTCGATATTATCGGCATCACCGATCACAACAGCACGCGCCACTGCAAGGTGATTCACAAGCTGGCTGCTGCCCGCAACATCGCTGTGCTTTGCGGCGCCGAGGTCACTTCGAGCGAGGAGGTGCATTGTCTGGCTTTTATGCCCGACTTTGAGCGGCTCGATCTTTTCGAAAACTACCTCCAGGAGCACATGCAGGATTTTCCTAACGACCCTAAAGCTTTTGGCGACCAGGTGCAGGTGGACGAAAACGAAGAGATCGTTTATCAGGAAGAGCGCCTGCTGATTATGGCCATCGATCAGGATATAGATGAAATAGAACAGCAGGTACACGCACTCGACGGAATCTTCATTCCGGCACACATCAACCGCCCGGCATTTGGCCTCATCAGTCAGTTGGGATTTGTGCCTCCCGACCTCAACTACGACGCGCTGGAACTGTCACGTCACGTCACCACCCAAAATTTTAAAAAAGCCTACCCACAACTTGCCGACAAAACATTTATTCGCAGCTCCGATGCGCATTATGTTGAAGACATCGGACGTTGCCACACACTTTTCCACCTTCGCGAGCCATCCTTTGACGAAATTAAATTAGCACTTCATAACAGAGATGGACGCTTCGTGGCCGAAGAAAAATAA
- a CDS encoding ATP-binding protein yields the protein MKDLALHILDIVHNAISAKSTLIEVDIRESEDEDVLTLTVTDNGRGIPPHMLATVTDAYTTSRTTRKVGMGLPLLRQNAEQTGGGISIESEVGKGTTVTAKFGLNNIDRPPLGEISSVIVDLAASRPEVEFVYRHTTAVESFCFDTREVKEALDGTPMANAQMRRYLISMIDENLDEIKATR from the coding sequence ATGAAAGATCTAGCCCTGCACATCCTCGATATCGTACACAACGCCATCAGCGCCAAATCCACACTCATCGAGGTTGATATCCGCGAAAGCGAAGATGAAGATGTTCTCACACTCACCGTAACTGACAATGGCCGGGGCATACCTCCCCACATGCTGGCAACCGTCACCGATGCATACACAACCTCGCGCACTACCCGAAAAGTGGGCATGGGTCTGCCGCTGCTTCGGCAAAATGCCGAACAAACCGGCGGTGGGATTTCTATCGAATCAGAGGTAGGAAAAGGGACCACGGTAACAGCAAAATTTGGATTAAACAATATCGACCGTCCGCCGCTTGGCGAAATCAGCAGTGTGATTGTAGATTTGGCAGCATCGCGGCCCGAAGTCGAATTTGTGTATCGCCATACCACCGCCGTGGAAAGCTTTTGTTTTGATACGCGTGAAGTAAAAGAAGCCCTCGACGGCACACCTATGGCCAACGCACAGATGCGCCGCTATCTCATCAGCATGATCGACGAAAACCTGGATGAGATAAAAGCAACGCGGTAG
- a CDS encoding sodium:solute symporter, translating into MSASLIFICLLAYTLLLFIIGYFTSRNSDNESYFLGNRKSPWFVVAYGMIGASLSGVTFISIPGWVTDSGFSYMMVVIGYLFGYFAIAKILLPLYYRLQLTSIYTYLLDRFGYWSYKTGAFYFLLSRVIGASFRMFLVINILQIFVFDSFGIPFWLTVVLFMLLINLYTFKGGIKTIVWTDTLQTTFLLASVGITFYIVRDHLGLTLGGLVNNIFESKYSQMIFTDWHDKRFFLKELISGAFIAIVMTGLDQDMMQKNLSCRNLRDAQKNIITLSWILVPVNLLFLMLGAALAMYADQMGIVMPGTSDTLFPEIALNHLGVVAGIVFIIGLIAAAYSSADSALTALTTSFSVDILGINRNDKLTEQQRKRIRYTAHFGIAALLILVVIAFKGINNEAVIKELFTVAGYTYGPLLGLFAYGLFTRRPVSDRWVPFIAFLSPLLCYLLSSFSVELLSGYKFGFELLIINGLLTYAGLWLSSLRMSSAGKVTG; encoded by the coding sequence ATGTCAGCCTCGCTCATTTTCATTTGTTTGCTTGCCTACACACTGCTACTTTTCATCATTGGTTATTTCACATCACGTAATTCCGACAACGAGTCGTATTTTCTGGGCAACCGCAAGTCGCCATGGTTTGTGGTGGCCTATGGTATGATCGGGGCGTCACTTTCGGGGGTTACTTTTATCTCCATCCCGGGCTGGGTCACCGACAGCGGGTTCTCGTATATGATGGTGGTGATTGGCTATTTGTTTGGGTATTTCGCCATTGCAAAAATCCTGCTGCCGCTTTATTATCGCCTGCAACTCACCTCCATTTATACCTACCTGCTCGACCGCTTTGGCTATTGGTCCTACAAAACCGGAGCTTTTTACTTTTTGCTCTCGCGCGTCATCGGTGCATCTTTTCGCATGTTCCTGGTGATTAACATCCTGCAGATATTTGTCTTCGACAGCTTTGGAATTCCGTTTTGGTTAACCGTGGTGTTGTTCATGCTGCTGATCAATCTTTACACTTTTAAAGGCGGCATCAAAACCATTGTCTGGACCGACACGCTCCAGACTACCTTTTTGCTGGCCAGCGTCGGCATTACTTTTTATATTGTCCGCGATCATCTGGGGCTTACGCTCGGTGGATTGGTCAATAATATCTTCGAAAGCAAATACTCGCAGATGATCTTTACCGACTGGCACGACAAGCGTTTTTTTCTCAAGGAGTTGATTTCGGGCGCTTTTATAGCCATCGTAATGACGGGTCTGGATCAGGATATGATGCAGAAAAACCTGAGCTGTCGTAATCTGCGTGATGCTCAGAAAAATATCATCACCCTGAGCTGGATATTGGTGCCGGTAAATCTGTTGTTTCTGATGCTCGGCGCAGCGCTGGCAATGTACGCCGATCAGATGGGTATTGTTATGCCGGGCACCTCCGACACACTTTTTCCCGAAATAGCGCTCAACCACCTTGGCGTGGTGGCGGGTATCGTCTTTATCATTGGCCTCATAGCTGCCGCCTACTCCAGTGCTGACAGTGCATTGACGGCACTCACCACCTCATTTTCCGTCGATATATTGGGCATCAATCGCAACGACAAACTTACCGAGCAGCAGCGGAAACGAATCCGCTACACCGCACATTTTGGCATTGCCGCACTGCTGATTCTGGTTGTTATTGCTTTTAAAGGGATCAACAATGAGGCTGTTATTAAAGAACTTTTCACGGTGGCCGGTTACACCTATGGGCCGTTGCTGGGGCTTTTTGCCTATGGGCTTTTTACCCGTCGCCCGGTGTCCGATCGCTGGGTGCCTTTCATTGCATTTCTTTCGCCGCTTTTGTGTTATCTGCTGAGCAGCTTTTCGGTGGAGCTATTGTCGGGGTACAAGTTTGGGTTTGAATTGCTGATCATCAACGGGCTGCTCACCTATGCAGGGCTGTGGCTTTCGTCTTTGCGGATGTCTTCAGCCGGAAAAGTTACCGGATAA
- a CDS encoding HAD-IIIA family hydrolase, which yields MTLKNLHISKSWTLFLDRDGVINERIVGDYIKQTDEFRLLSGVGEAIKIFSEIFGRIVVVTNQQGIGRGLMTEEMLHEVHRKMLQEVKAASGSIDRIYHCSGLAKDRPFDRKPNVGMALKARKDFPEIRFKKSIIAGDSRSDMLFGRRLEMTTALIGESHSIATENPRLVNYYFPSLLEMAQAIIDPK from the coding sequence ATGACTTTAAAGAATTTGCATATTTCTAAATCCTGGACGCTTTTTCTGGATCGCGACGGCGTAATCAATGAAAGGATTGTGGGCGATTATATAAAACAAACCGATGAGTTCAGGCTGTTAAGCGGGGTGGGGGAAGCCATAAAAATCTTTAGTGAAATCTTTGGACGCATCGTAGTGGTTACCAACCAGCAAGGTATTGGTCGTGGGCTGATGACAGAAGAAATGTTACATGAAGTTCACCGGAAGATGCTTCAGGAGGTGAAAGCTGCCAGCGGAAGCATCGACAGGATTTATCATTGTAGCGGGTTGGCCAAAGATCGTCCTTTCGACCGCAAACCCAATGTGGGCATGGCACTGAAAGCGCGGAAAGATTTCCCGGAAATTCGTTTCAAAAAATCCATCATTGCCGGCGATTCCCGCAGCGATATGCTCTTTGGCCGGCGCCTGGAGATGACCACCGCTCTTATCGGCGAAAGCCACAGCATTGCCACCGAAAATCCAAGGCTGGTGAATTATTATTTTCCGTCGCTCCTCGAAATGGCGCAGGCGATAATTGATCCCAAATAA